In the genome of Myxococcus stipitatus, one region contains:
- a CDS encoding glycoside hydrolase family 57 protein, whose product MSQGSLALVLHAHLPFVRHPEHEDFLEEDWLYEAISETYLPLLLAFDSLADEGIRFRLSLTLSPTLVTMLRDELLMDRYAKRLDLLCELGEREVHRTRKDATFGPLATFYRDHFRSLRQAFHERYRRDLVSAFRRLQDAGHLDILACNATHGFLPLMQQVPEAVRAQVSVAANHYRQHFGRDPSGIWLAECGYFPGLERILSAERIRYFFVDTHGLTDATPRPLHGPYAPVFTESGVAAYARDPESSQQVWSAEYGYPGDPSYREFYRDIGWDLDLDYIRPFIQPTGDRKNTGFKYFRITGKTQDKQPYDPRLARERAVVHAGNFLFNRQRQLEHLATRLGGRTPVVVAPYDAELFGHWWFEGPWFLEAFIRKAAREQTSFELVTPSDDLRAHPENQVATPPMSSWGAGGYANMWLDGTNDWVYRHLHHCARKMVELARDFPEATVPQRRALNQAARELLLAQSSDWAFIMKTGTMVEYALRRTREHVRRFLRLHDDLRAGTLDDEWLGQVEGRDNLFPELDYRIYRPA is encoded by the coding sequence ATGAGCCAGGGCTCTCTCGCACTCGTCCTCCACGCGCACCTGCCGTTCGTCCGCCACCCCGAGCACGAGGACTTCCTCGAGGAGGACTGGCTCTACGAGGCCATCTCGGAGACGTACCTTCCGCTGCTGCTCGCCTTCGACTCGCTGGCGGATGAGGGCATCCGGTTCCGGCTGTCGCTGACGCTGTCTCCGACGCTTGTCACCATGCTTCGCGACGAGCTCTTGATGGACCGCTACGCGAAGCGGCTGGACCTGCTCTGCGAGCTGGGCGAGCGCGAGGTCCACCGCACTCGGAAGGATGCGACCTTCGGTCCGCTGGCGACGTTCTACCGCGACCACTTCCGTTCGCTGCGTCAGGCCTTCCACGAACGCTACCGAAGGGACCTGGTCTCCGCGTTCCGCCGCCTTCAGGACGCGGGCCATCTGGACATCCTCGCGTGCAACGCGACGCACGGTTTCCTGCCGCTCATGCAGCAGGTCCCCGAGGCGGTGCGCGCGCAGGTGTCGGTGGCGGCCAATCACTACCGGCAGCACTTCGGCAGGGACCCCTCGGGCATCTGGCTGGCGGAGTGTGGTTACTTCCCGGGCCTGGAGCGAATCCTCTCCGCCGAGCGCATCCGCTACTTCTTCGTGGACACGCACGGCCTCACGGATGCGACGCCGCGTCCGCTGCACGGCCCCTACGCGCCCGTCTTCACCGAGTCCGGTGTCGCCGCGTATGCGAGAGACCCCGAGAGCAGTCAGCAGGTCTGGAGCGCCGAGTACGGCTACCCGGGCGACCCGAGCTACCGCGAGTTCTATCGGGACATCGGCTGGGACCTGGACCTGGACTACATCCGCCCGTTCATCCAACCGACGGGTGACCGCAAGAACACGGGCTTCAAGTACTTCCGAATCACGGGCAAGACGCAGGACAAGCAGCCGTATGACCCGAGGCTCGCGCGTGAGCGCGCCGTGGTGCACGCGGGCAACTTCCTGTTCAACCGGCAGCGGCAGCTCGAGCACCTCGCCACGCGCCTTGGCGGCCGCACGCCCGTCGTCGTCGCGCCGTACGATGCGGAGCTCTTCGGTCACTGGTGGTTCGAGGGACCCTGGTTCCTCGAGGCCTTCATCCGCAAGGCGGCGCGAGAGCAGACCTCGTTCGAGCTGGTGACGCCCTCGGACGACTTGCGCGCGCATCCCGAGAACCAGGTCGCCACGCCCCCCATGTCGTCGTGGGGCGCGGGGGGCTACGCGAACATGTGGCTGGATGGCACCAATGATTGGGTGTACCGCCACCTGCATCACTGCGCGCGGAAGATGGTGGAGCTCGCCCGCGACTTCCCCGAGGCCACCGTTCCTCAACGTCGCGCGCTGAACCAGGCCGCTCGCGAGCTGCTGCTCGCCCAGAGCTCCGACTGGGCCTTCATCATGAAGACGGGGACGATGGTGGAGTACGCCCTGCGGCGCACGCGGGAACACGTGCGCCGCTTCCTCCGGCTGCATGACGACCTCCGCGCGGGGACCCTCGACGACGAGTGGTTGGGGCAGGTGGAAGGTCGCGACAATCTTTTTCCGGAGCTCGACTACCGAATCTATCGGCCGGCCTGA
- a CDS encoding LysM domain-containing protein, whose amino-acid sequence MRSRILTSLMLSLAVAPAWSALAQQEEGSGPEDTEAGGETEGAEVMDEAPERSSGTVQLPPGAPKGRDSAPGEVHTVQDGDTLWDLSSRYLGSPWYWPKVWSYNPEIANPHWIYPGNQVRFFGGGEEVPQRVESGEETPDVAAPMEMASTDTVTVTGKIGYDVSSARPVTTQGFVTPRELDEAGRIEGSPNGAHMLSFPDNVYVRFKRNAQAKVGDRYVVFHTTQPVKHPRTGKQLGFLTDFVGTLRVVRVDKGIVTAQIVDTWDGIERGDLVGPYGEKLTERVAPRPNAKELNATVVTPLVPYLSLLGEHHTVVLDKGSADGVQLGNTFTILRQGDPSRTVLGQMYAKPPSQEDKTLPWEDIGTCMVTEVKERTNNCLMMRSLQEVSSGDRAMMKVSNAPTASR is encoded by the coding sequence ATGCGCTCCCGGATCCTCACCTCGCTGATGTTGAGCCTCGCCGTTGCCCCTGCCTGGAGCGCGCTCGCGCAGCAGGAGGAGGGCAGTGGCCCGGAGGACACCGAGGCCGGCGGCGAGACCGAAGGCGCGGAGGTCATGGACGAGGCCCCCGAGCGGTCCTCCGGCACCGTGCAGCTGCCCCCGGGCGCGCCCAAGGGACGTGACAGCGCCCCCGGCGAGGTCCACACGGTGCAGGACGGCGACACGCTGTGGGACCTGTCCTCGCGCTACCTGGGCAGCCCCTGGTACTGGCCGAAGGTCTGGTCCTACAACCCGGAGATCGCCAACCCGCATTGGATCTACCCGGGCAACCAGGTGCGCTTCTTCGGCGGCGGGGAGGAGGTCCCCCAGCGCGTGGAGTCCGGTGAAGAGACTCCCGATGTGGCCGCGCCCATGGAGATGGCCAGCACCGACACGGTGACGGTGACGGGGAAGATTGGCTACGACGTGTCCTCGGCGCGGCCGGTGACGACGCAGGGCTTCGTCACGCCCCGCGAGCTGGACGAGGCGGGCCGCATCGAGGGCTCCCCCAATGGCGCGCACATGCTGTCCTTCCCGGACAACGTCTACGTGCGCTTCAAGCGCAACGCGCAGGCCAAGGTGGGGGACCGCTACGTCGTCTTCCACACGACCCAGCCGGTGAAGCACCCGCGCACGGGCAAGCAGCTGGGCTTCCTGACGGACTTCGTGGGCACGCTGCGCGTGGTGCGCGTGGACAAGGGCATCGTCACGGCGCAGATCGTCGACACGTGGGACGGCATCGAGCGCGGCGACCTGGTGGGCCCCTACGGTGAGAAGCTGACCGAGCGCGTGGCCCCGCGGCCCAACGCGAAGGAGCTCAACGCCACCGTCGTGACGCCGCTGGTGCCCTACCTGTCGCTTCTGGGCGAGCACCACACGGTGGTGCTGGACAAGGGCAGCGCGGACGGCGTCCAGCTGGGCAACACGTTCACCATCCTTCGCCAGGGCGACCCGTCCCGGACGGTGTTGGGCCAGATGTACGCCAAGCCGCCATCCCAGGAGGACAAGACGCTGCCCTGGGAGGACATCGGCACCTGCATGGTGACCGAGGTCAAGGAGCGCACCAACAACTGCCTCATGATGCGCTCGCTCCAGGAGGTCAGCTCGGGTGATCGCGCGATGATGAAGGTGAGCAACGCGCCCACCGCCAGCCGCTGA
- a CDS encoding trypsin-like peptidase domain-containing protein: protein MNRSFIQFRRALVTALLLVVPSAAWAQAPASTTQGQSGNLQPATREAQALPSLAPLVDSVKTAVVNVDVQARGGGGARGSEENPLFDRFFGGGRKEQLRQGAGSGFIIEPTGIVLTNNHVVEDAVSITVRLDDGRSFPATVVGRDPLTDVALVKLKEKVEGLPTVKLGDSDALRVGDWVVAIGNPFGLASSVSLGIVSARARDIGAGPYDEFLQTDAAINPGNSGGPLFNMKGEVVGINTAIVGGGTGIGFAVPSNLVKALLPQLEKEGSVTRAWLGVGIQDLTRELAGALKLPVTEGAILTQVNANTPASKAGLKVDDVITAIDGRPVASSGQLTRTVALKRPGTSSTLTVFRDGKKQDVKVTLGTRPDIEGVASRKGSGEEEQESSRRVGVSLQNLDARTAQQAGFSERQGALITDVVPGSPADRASLEPGMVVVEANRKPVNNADDLAKAIRAAPAGSTLLLRVATPGGGRLLRALRVP from the coding sequence ATGAACCGCTCTTTCATCCAGTTCCGGCGTGCCCTCGTCACCGCGCTTCTGCTGGTCGTCCCATCCGCCGCATGGGCTCAGGCTCCAGCGTCCACGACGCAGGGTCAGTCCGGCAATCTCCAGCCCGCCACTCGCGAGGCCCAGGCGCTTCCGTCGCTGGCGCCCCTCGTCGACTCGGTGAAGACCGCGGTCGTCAACGTCGACGTGCAAGCGCGCGGAGGAGGGGGGGCGCGAGGCTCCGAGGAGAATCCGCTCTTCGACCGCTTCTTCGGTGGAGGCCGCAAGGAGCAGCTCCGCCAGGGCGCGGGCTCCGGCTTCATCATCGAGCCGACGGGCATCGTCCTCACGAACAACCACGTGGTGGAGGACGCGGTCTCCATCACCGTGCGGTTGGATGATGGGCGCTCCTTTCCCGCCACCGTCGTCGGCAGGGATCCGCTCACCGATGTCGCGCTGGTGAAGCTCAAGGAGAAGGTGGAGGGGCTGCCCACGGTGAAGCTGGGGGACTCGGACGCGCTGCGCGTCGGAGACTGGGTGGTGGCCATCGGCAATCCCTTCGGTCTGGCCTCCAGCGTGAGCCTGGGCATCGTCTCCGCGCGAGCGCGTGACATCGGCGCGGGCCCCTATGACGAGTTCCTCCAGACGGACGCCGCCATCAACCCGGGCAACTCGGGTGGTCCGCTCTTCAACATGAAGGGGGAGGTCGTCGGCATCAACACGGCCATCGTCGGTGGTGGCACGGGCATCGGCTTCGCGGTGCCCAGCAACCTGGTGAAGGCGCTGCTGCCGCAGCTGGAGAAGGAGGGCTCCGTCACCCGTGCGTGGTTGGGCGTGGGCATCCAGGACCTCACGCGAGAGCTGGCCGGCGCGCTCAAGCTCCCGGTGACGGAGGGCGCCATCCTCACGCAGGTGAACGCCAACACGCCCGCGTCCAAGGCGGGGCTGAAGGTGGACGACGTCATCACCGCCATCGACGGGCGGCCCGTGGCCTCGAGCGGTCAGCTCACGCGCACCGTCGCGCTCAAGCGTCCGGGCACCAGCTCCACGCTGACGGTGTTCCGTGACGGGAAGAAGCAGGACGTGAAGGTGACGCTCGGCACGCGGCCGGACATCGAGGGGGTGGCATCGCGCAAGGGCTCGGGGGAGGAGGAGCAGGAGAGCTCGCGCCGCGTGGGCGTCAGCCTCCAGAACCTGGATGCGCGCACTGCGCAGCAGGCGGGCTTCAGCGAGCGGCAGGGGGCCCTCATCACCGATGTCGTGCCGGGCTCACCCGCGGACCGCGCCAGCCTGGAGCCGGGCATGGTGGTGGTGGAAGCCAATCGCAAGCCGGTGAACAACGCGGACGACCTGGCGAAGGCCATTCGCGCGGCGCCCGCGGGCAGCACCTTGCTGTTGCGTGTGGCGACTCCGGGCGGAGGCAGGCTGCTTCGCGCGCTCCGCGTCCCGTAG
- a CDS encoding DNA-processing protein DprA: MADAETDSLTAEQQACLALWAVPGLGPRTLAALRVYADGHLSALVSTPVRDWVSEAPVSPQARRRLLSVERLSPLAEQVLEACRAGEMKVAFAGQPAFPERLQDVVDAPPLLFYRGHPGAPRRRVAMVGSRRPDQGFLPFARAFARQVAEGGVGVVSGAAAGVDRACHWGALDAGGETWAFLGSALDVLDPAQAGLLPHFLERGGVFFSELPPGVRASTTTFPRRNRLISGASDAVLVLRAGVESGSLYTARAGRAQGRTVLAMPGDVRQSGAAGCNALLREGHANACLDVKDVWRAVGVDPGWMVAPGAEDARAGLSVEARGAYAVLDRIPRTFDEVLAGSTLTPAALVGALVELEMTGLVIQHPGRLYEKI; the protein is encoded by the coding sequence ATGGCGGACGCGGAGACGGACAGCCTCACGGCGGAGCAGCAGGCATGCCTTGCGCTCTGGGCCGTTCCCGGCCTGGGGCCGAGGACGCTGGCCGCCCTGCGCGTCTACGCCGACGGGCACCTCTCCGCCCTGGTCTCCACTCCGGTGCGGGACTGGGTGTCCGAGGCGCCGGTTTCCCCACAAGCCCGTCGTCGGCTCTTGTCCGTGGAGCGTCTGTCGCCCCTGGCGGAGCAGGTGTTGGAGGCGTGTCGCGCGGGGGAGATGAAGGTGGCCTTCGCGGGGCAGCCGGCGTTCCCGGAGCGGCTCCAGGACGTGGTGGACGCGCCACCCTTGCTCTTCTACCGCGGACACCCTGGGGCTCCGCGCCGGCGCGTGGCCATGGTGGGCAGCCGTCGTCCGGACCAGGGCTTCCTTCCGTTCGCCCGAGCATTTGCCCGGCAGGTGGCCGAGGGTGGGGTCGGCGTGGTCTCTGGCGCTGCGGCAGGGGTGGACCGGGCGTGTCATTGGGGCGCCCTGGATGCAGGTGGGGAGACGTGGGCGTTCCTGGGGTCGGCGCTGGATGTGTTGGACCCCGCGCAGGCGGGTCTGTTGCCCCACTTCCTGGAGAGGGGCGGGGTGTTCTTCAGCGAGCTGCCGCCAGGCGTGCGGGCCAGCACCACCACCTTTCCTCGCCGCAACCGGCTCATCTCTGGTGCATCGGATGCGGTCCTGGTGCTGCGGGCGGGGGTGGAGTCGGGCAGTTTGTACACGGCGAGGGCAGGGCGGGCGCAGGGGCGGACGGTGCTGGCGATGCCAGGCGACGTGCGTCAGAGCGGGGCGGCAGGCTGCAATGCCCTGCTGCGGGAGGGGCACGCGAACGCGTGCCTGGACGTGAAAGACGTCTGGCGGGCGGTGGGTGTTGACCCTGGGTGGATGGTGGCGCCGGGGGCGGAGGACGCGAGGGCGGGGCTTTCCGTGGAAGCGCGCGGGGCCTATGCGGTGTTGGACCGGATTCCCCGGACATTCGATGAGGTGCTGGCCGGGAGCACCCTCACGCCGGCGGCGCTGGTGGGCGCGCTGGTGGAGCTGGAGATGACGGGGCTGGTCATCCAGCACCCGGGCAGGCTGTACGAGAAGATCTAG
- a CDS encoding diguanylate cyclase: MPLGPDTVGRKLLWSIALPGLVVALLGVGHFWREARVAVQDATQVESLALAEFVASTFLLSQGPGAPAHGAVAEVLHSDTRLFRSVEDVRVLTLDGRVRWSRNPSEVGTSHPEAARLTRPGPETARSANGVTEVVRPLGGPECGSCHASGDIPGASVLQMRMTEPALHQQLTHVFGGALGSMALFAVVLAGVIALSLHFNLTRPLRRLSSAMGRAAAGDLLVRADARGSDEISRLAGAFNQMLARLTAMKAEEIDTHRDLELVKEKLALKDELEERLRELSLLFDVTRSLNATLELDELLEAVTRLVVERLQIPEFSIMLLNAEGSLEVRQAWPEHRGAEGLVFALGEGACGRAAQTLKAVYLPDVTDPTSIFARRGLVMDAMHTGALLALPMVHAGSLLGVVNFQRPLVASFSAGEIELLTAVTDIAAAAVKNARLHAETVKLTMTDPLTGVPNRRHLFQRMELELARAQRFGTPLALLMVDVDHFKRLNDLAGHRVGDETLRRVCDILRAKVRKVDTLARYGGEEFVILLPQATKHDAVEVAEKLRRAVADTVVLTQPGLPGGHVTVSVGVAHYPTDTTSQEGLVDSADAALYCSKRTGRNRTTPFELGMEIHPGRERGPHAPPAEATAAAPPSGIAKA, translated from the coding sequence ATGCCCCTGGGTCCCGACACCGTAGGTCGCAAGCTGCTGTGGAGCATCGCTCTCCCGGGCCTGGTGGTGGCGTTGCTCGGCGTCGGCCACTTCTGGCGGGAGGCTCGCGTCGCGGTGCAGGACGCCACGCAGGTGGAGTCGCTCGCGCTCGCGGAGTTCGTGGCCTCCACGTTCCTGCTGTCGCAAGGCCCTGGGGCTCCCGCGCACGGTGCCGTGGCGGAGGTGCTTCACTCGGACACGCGCCTGTTCCGCTCGGTGGAGGACGTGCGAGTGCTGACGCTGGATGGGCGCGTGCGGTGGTCTCGCAACCCCTCCGAGGTGGGCACGTCGCACCCGGAGGCCGCGCGACTCACCCGCCCCGGCCCCGAGACGGCGCGCTCGGCGAATGGCGTCACCGAGGTCGTTCGCCCGCTGGGCGGCCCCGAGTGTGGAAGCTGTCACGCGAGCGGAGACATCCCGGGCGCCAGCGTGCTGCAGATGCGGATGACGGAACCCGCGTTGCATCAGCAACTGACGCACGTGTTTGGGGGCGCGCTGGGCTCCATGGCGTTGTTCGCCGTCGTGCTCGCGGGCGTCATCGCCCTGTCCCTGCACTTCAACCTCACCCGGCCGCTGCGCCGGTTGAGCTCGGCGATGGGGCGCGCCGCGGCGGGCGATCTGCTGGTGCGCGCGGACGCACGCGGCTCGGATGAAATCTCGCGCCTGGCCGGCGCCTTCAACCAGATGCTCGCGCGCCTCACCGCGATGAAGGCGGAGGAGATCGACACCCACCGCGACCTGGAGCTGGTGAAGGAGAAGCTCGCGCTCAAGGACGAGCTCGAGGAGCGACTTCGGGAGCTGTCGCTGCTGTTCGACGTGACTCGCTCGCTCAACGCCACGCTGGAGCTGGACGAGCTGCTGGAGGCCGTCACTCGACTGGTGGTCGAGCGGCTCCAGATTCCAGAGTTCTCCATCATGCTCCTCAACGCGGAGGGCTCGCTGGAGGTGCGCCAGGCCTGGCCGGAGCATCGCGGCGCGGAGGGGCTCGTGTTCGCCCTGGGCGAAGGGGCCTGTGGCCGCGCGGCCCAGACGCTCAAGGCCGTCTACCTGCCGGACGTCACCGACCCCACCAGCATCTTCGCTCGCCGAGGGCTCGTGATGGACGCCATGCACACGGGCGCGCTGCTCGCGCTGCCCATGGTGCACGCGGGCAGCCTGCTGGGCGTGGTGAACTTCCAGCGCCCCCTGGTGGCCAGCTTCTCCGCGGGGGAGATCGAGCTGCTCACCGCGGTGACGGACATCGCCGCGGCCGCGGTGAAGAACGCCCGGCTGCACGCCGAGACGGTGAAGCTCACCATGACGGACCCGCTGACGGGGGTGCCCAACCGGCGGCACCTCTTCCAGCGCATGGAGCTGGAGCTCGCGCGGGCCCAGCGCTTCGGCACCCCGCTGGCGCTGCTCATGGTCGACGTGGACCACTTCAAGCGCCTCAATGACCTCGCGGGCCATCGCGTCGGCGATGAGACCCTGCGCCGCGTCTGCGACATCCTCCGCGCGAAGGTGCGCAAGGTGGACACGCTCGCGAGGTACGGCGGCGAGGAGTTCGTCATCCTCCTGCCCCAGGCCACCAAGCACGACGCGGTGGAAGTGGCGGAGAAGCTGCGCCGCGCGGTGGCGGACACCGTGGTCCTCACCCAGCCCGGGCTGCCAGGGGGCCATGTCACGGTCTCCGTCGGCGTGGCCCACTACCCCACCGACACCACCTCCCAGGAGGGGCTGGTCGATAGCGCGGACGCGGCCCTGTATTGCAGCAAGCGCACGGGCCGAAACCGCACGACGCCGTTCGAGCTGGGCATGGAGATCCACCCCGGCCGAGAGCGGGGCCCGCACGCGCCCCCCGCCGAGGCGACCGCCGCTGCTCCGCCCAGCGGCATCGCGAAGGCCTGA
- a CDS encoding tetratricopeptide repeat protein: MASYPRRDFSPSRTVLARSVIFRLLAVAPLCVLGACASNAASKEEVGALRAELRNLRDSQSRLLERLERMEAHAAVDRARDASSGSKPLATVKVTAPEQGEPLSATPELSVVKLKPRFEPAPKLSTQVAVVEPESEQVEMFISALPDGALAASGGGATMVAAREEVDPADQADPDVLDADYDKSVSMLRTGNVEGGVERLRRFSEENPRHPRADNALYFSGLGQMGLNDFKAAAKSFERLIATYPAGDAVLDGMLRLAECRMRLNQAADARALYTRVVTQFPGTAAATQAEQRLAALRQ; the protein is encoded by the coding sequence GTGGCTTCCTATCCTCGGAGGGACTTCTCTCCGTCGAGGACCGTGCTCGCGCGCTCCGTCATCTTCCGCCTGCTCGCCGTCGCGCCCCTGTGCGTGCTCGGTGCATGTGCCAGCAACGCCGCCTCGAAGGAGGAGGTGGGGGCGCTGCGTGCGGAGCTGCGCAACCTGCGCGATTCCCAGTCGCGGCTGCTGGAGCGGCTGGAGCGCATGGAGGCCCACGCCGCGGTGGACCGCGCGCGCGACGCCTCCTCGGGCTCGAAGCCGCTCGCGACGGTGAAGGTCACCGCGCCCGAGCAGGGCGAGCCGCTGTCGGCCACGCCCGAGCTGTCGGTGGTGAAGCTCAAGCCTCGCTTCGAGCCCGCGCCCAAGCTGTCCACGCAGGTGGCGGTGGTGGAGCCCGAGTCCGAGCAGGTGGAGATGTTCATCAGCGCGCTGCCGGATGGCGCGCTCGCCGCGTCGGGTGGTGGGGCCACGATGGTGGCCGCTCGCGAAGAGGTAGACCCCGCGGACCAGGCGGACCCCGACGTGCTCGACGCGGACTACGACAAGTCCGTGTCGATGCTGCGCACCGGAAACGTGGAGGGCGGCGTGGAGCGACTGCGCCGCTTCTCCGAGGAGAACCCCCGTCACCCCCGCGCGGACAACGCGCTGTACTTCAGCGGGCTGGGGCAGATGGGGCTCAACGACTTCAAGGCGGCCGCGAAGAGCTTCGAGCGGCTGATCGCCACCTATCCCGCTGGAGATGCCGTGCTGGATGGCATGCTCCGGCTCGCCGAGTGCCGGATGCGGCTCAACCAGGCCGCGGATGCCCGGGCTCTCTACACGCGTGTCGTCACCCAGTTCCCGGGGACGGCCGCCGCCACTCAGGCGGAGCAGCGGCTTGCCGCGCTCCGGCAGTAA
- the pgeF gene encoding peptidoglycan editing factor PgeF, translating to MATELLTSSLLPVPHGFATRTGGVSDGPFDSLNLGFSTGDERAKVEENLRRLALAAGAPLGAMSRVSQVHGDRVLEARVEHVTDALRDPEGEADALWTEVAGTWVAVGTADCVPVLLVDPEGRRVAAIHSGWRGTDADISARAVETLVARGARPERLLAAVGPAIQRCCYEVSPELAHRFVARFGADVVDGEGGRFRLDLKRAVRQTLLGAGLRAEHVDVLQACTSCEPSRFFSHRRDAGRTGRHLNFVVNRF from the coding sequence ATGGCGACCGAGCTGCTCACGTCCTCTCTGCTCCCTGTTCCTCACGGCTTCGCGACACGCACTGGAGGTGTCTCCGACGGGCCGTTCGACTCGCTCAATCTGGGCTTCTCCACGGGAGATGAGCGGGCGAAGGTGGAGGAGAACCTTCGCAGGCTCGCGCTCGCGGCGGGGGCTCCCTTGGGGGCGATGTCGCGCGTGTCCCAGGTGCATGGAGACCGGGTGCTGGAGGCGCGGGTGGAGCACGTCACCGATGCGCTGAGGGACCCTGAAGGCGAGGCCGACGCGCTGTGGACGGAGGTGGCGGGGACCTGGGTCGCGGTGGGGACGGCGGATTGCGTCCCCGTGCTGCTGGTCGACCCGGAGGGCCGGCGCGTGGCGGCGATCCACTCGGGATGGCGCGGGACGGACGCGGACATCAGCGCGCGGGCGGTGGAGACGCTGGTGGCGCGCGGGGCTCGGCCGGAGCGGCTGCTCGCGGCGGTGGGGCCCGCGATCCAGCGCTGCTGCTACGAGGTGTCCCCAGAGCTGGCGCACCGCTTCGTGGCGCGCTTCGGGGCGGACGTCGTGGACGGGGAGGGCGGCCGATTCCGGCTGGACCTCAAGCGGGCCGTGCGGCAGACGCTGCTCGGCGCGGGGCTGCGGGCCGAGCATGTGGACGTGCTACAGGCCTGTACCTCGTGTGAGCCCTCGCGGTTCTTCTCCCACCGGAGGGATGCCGGACGCACCGGGCGGCACCTCAACTTCGTGGTGAATCGCTTCTAG